The following proteins are co-located in the Pectinophora gossypiella chromosome 23, ilPecGoss1.1, whole genome shotgun sequence genome:
- the LOC126377362 gene encoding elongation factor Tu-like gives MNGRLIIRAYQYTFCKNPSFTCNVLSKNRVNLSVLSVKFSTKTDSKFEEKKHCNIGTIGHVDHGKTTLTAAITKVLAKDGLAQYVSYDEIDKAPEEKARGITINAAHVGYSTKLRHYAHTDCPGHADYIRNMISGASQMDAAVLVVAGNDGPMPQTREHLLLAKQVGIKHILVYINKADLVDNELLELVEIEMRELLSDFGYDGNTVPMICGSALKALNGDESEYGAPSIRKLLDTMDEYIPPIVRDLQSPFLMPIDNAFTVPGRGTVVVGTIKRGVMKKNDEADLMGFGYNIKTTLSDIQIFKKSVSEALAGDNVGVLLRGMRIKSVETGMLLCAAKSFQLSNHYKAKIYFLTRNEGGRKKPVFSKYSQQMFSGTWNIACRIDLDPSMNMMMPGDHGEVYLTLLEGMVMTQGQPFTIRENNVTVATGIVTDTLPSIDVPKGKLGKVIMKYE, from the exons ATGAATGGGAGACTAATAATTCGGGCGTACCAATACACATTTTGTAAAAACCCATCGTTTACGTGCAATGTACTGTCAAAAAATCGGGTAAATTTGAGTGTTCTCAGTGTTAAGTTTAGTACGAAGACTGATTCAAAGTTTGAAGAGAAAAAACATTGTAATATTGGGACTATTGGGCATGTTGATCATGGTAAAACCACGCTGACTGCTGCCATAACGAAGGTTCTGGCTAAAGATGGACTGGCACAGTATGTTTCCTACGACGAAATCGACAAAGCGCCTGAAGAAAAAGCTAGAG gtataacaataaATGCTGCCCATGTTGGCTATAGTACAAAGCTCCGTCATTACGCTCACACAGACTGCCCTGGACATGCAGATTACATTCGGAACATGATATCTGGGGCCTCACAGATGGACGCTGCAGTGCTAGtg GTCGCAGGAAACGATGGACCTATGCCACAGACTAGAGAGCATCTACTATTGGCTAAACAAGTTGGCATAAAGCACATACTGGTATACATAAATAAGGCAGATTTGGTTGATAATGAA TTATTAGAACTAGTAGAAATTGAAATGAGAGAGCTGTTATCAGACTTTGGTTACGACGGGAACACAGTACCGATGATATGTGGCTCTGCCTTGAAAGCCTTGAACGGCGATGAAAGTGAATACG gagcGCCCTCAATCCGGAAACTTCTAGATACAATGGACGAATACATACCACCAATAGTCAGAGACCTGCAGTCTCCATTTCTAATGCCCATAGACAACGCCTTCACAGTCCCTGGTCGCGGGACCGTGGTAGTAGGCACTATCAAACGGGGAGTTATGAAGAAGAATGATGAAGCTGATCTTATGGGGTTCGGATATAATATCAAGACTACACTGTCGGACATACAGATCTTTAAAAAGAGTGTTTCTGAG GCCCTAGCCGGCGACAACGTAGGCGTCCTGCTTCGAGGCATGAGAATAAAATCCGTAGAAACGGGTATGTTACTCTGTGCAGCCAAGAGTTTCCAACTAAGCAACCATTATAAGGCCAAGATATATTTCCTGACAAGAAACGAAGGAGGCAGGAAGAAACCGGTGTTTTCCAAGTACTCCCAGCAAATGTTTAGCGGGACTTGGAATATCGCTTGCAGGATTGACTTAG ATCCCTCCATGAACATGATGATGCCTGGTGACCACGGCGAAGTATACCTGACTCTTCTAGAAGGCATGGTGATGACTCAAGGCCAACCGTTCACGATCAGAGAAAATAATGTAACGGTAGCAACCGGGATTGTGACTGACACACTGCCTTCCATAGACGTGCCTAAAGGGAAACTTGGGaaggttattatgaaatatgAATAG